Genomic segment of Colletotrichum destructivum chromosome 5, complete sequence:
TAAAAACACTCCCAGGTGGTAAGAGCGCGTGTTTCATCCAAGTTATCTGGCTGCTGGAAGGCCCTTTTGAAGCCTGTTAGGTGAATGAACTGCAGGGGATTCTCCAATCGCTGGGGTGAATCGCAACGAAACCACGGAGAACATGATCGATTGGATACATCGAGCCGAATCCGAGGGCAGCAAGTGGAAACAGACAAGAAAGACCGGTGAAGTGCCGAAAAAGGCGTAGTTAGGGGCGCGCGCGCGTCTGTGTGTCTGTTATTGACTTTCTTCTAACAAGCTCAACTAAGATCATATACTTAAAGTCTACCTAAACTTAAAACATAGCGTCGTGATGCTTGGAGGTCATGGGTTAGACCGCCAGTCTGTAAAACACTCAGTACCTGCACTTTACAACTTGTGACATGAGTGAGAAATGCCAATCATCAAAGTTCAGTTAGTGCCACTTCTGACAGAAAACCCAGTCCAATCCTTCCTGTGAAGTTCCGAAACcgaatgtgtgtgtgtggcaTTGACTTTCTCCAAGCAAGCTTAACCCAAAGTGTACGCAGGAAGTCTAGGAAAAACTTACAACATGGTGTTGTGAGATCTACATTCCCTGCCGCGATTCGTGTGTGTACGTAGGAAATGAAGGAGTAGAAGCGTCTATTCCTCTAGTGTTGGATGCCCAGCTCGGTTCCGATGGGCAGCTGAAGTGAATGGCAATATGAATCAGTCAGACCACGTGAATCTGTCTCCGTTGGTCCTGTCATATTATAGCCGCCGTCAGATGCTCTCCTTTACTTTCCAGTCTCCAACGCATCACGGAAAACGAAAGATTACACCACTGTTGTGCTGTGTTTGTCCAAAATGTAGACACAGATAGAAGGAAGAGCAGGTTACCTATTCCAAAGCCATGTGCGTCTCAGACCAAGTTTTAAGACGGACTCAGGATGGATGAGTACCTGCCTTTCTTGCCCATCATGCCATTTGATCAGTAATCAATGTAAATTACAATCTTTGTTGCTTTTCAAATCATAGAATGATAAAAGTCAAGCCGTTCTACAAAGTTCATCGACATGTCTGATGGAAAACTCAGTCCGGTCTTTAGGTTCGTGGTTCTCCTCCTGCAACCACTTCTTTGCAGTCTCATTGATGAATGCCTCGTAGCTCCGAGGTTCTCTCCTCAGCAAGTCAAGCTGCAGCTGATACTCTTCGTCCGTCAGCCCTCGCATGCAGAACCTAGTACCCATCGACTCCATCATGAGTCTCAAGTCGCGAGCGAAACCAGGCGTCAACTTTTCAAAATCGACAAGCTCCAACTCATAATCGTCCAGATCCTCCTTACAAGTGGCGACTCGCGACTTGATCTGCCGGTCCAGAGCTGCGCTCCAAagcttctccgtctcttcTGCTCCGTATCTCTCCCTAGTCCCAATCGTGACCTTCCGCCTGTGAAAGCGTCGGCCTTGGTCCTCAATGGCCCGCCACGCCCCCAGTGCAATGTCCGCGACATCGACCTTGGGCGGCCCAGGTCTCGAGCCGCTCGGCAGCGGATATGGGAACACGCCGTGCCGCAGCATCATCTGCTTTCCACGGaggtcgttgtcgttggacATGACGGGACCGAGGATGGTCCAGGTGAAAGGTAGCTCCATTCCTTCGTCAGTTGAGTGACCATCGTATAGAAGGAACTGCTCCAAGGCCAACTTGACAGCCGCATGCGCCGCACGAACCCGTCGTATTGCTCCTTCCTTTGCGACGGTGTGGGCGGTAAAGTCCCCAGCCATGGACAAATACACAACGTGGCGCACGCTCGATCCTGGAAGGGAGAAAAGATCAAACGTGTTCAGGCCGACGGTGAGCTCGTTCGCCCCAGAGACGTTGAGGAACACGGTGTCGACCTTGTGCGAGGCTATGAGTTCGCCGAGCCATACTGGGTCGGCTAtgtcgccctgctcgacaGCTGTTGTTATATAAGGGCTAGTGTTTGTAGAGCTGGTAGTAGAAGCAATCAGCTCGTTCAAGCGGTCGGGGTTTCTTGTGGGTAGAACGAGCTTGATAGGGTGGGAGTGGGATAGCGATAGAATGAGGGGGACCAGGCGGCATCCAACGGAGCCTGTtgcggcggtgatgatgatacTGCTGGGCAAAACGGCCATGGTTATTTTCTAGCCAACTCTTTCAGTGTCTTTTAGCGTGAGTCAATGAATATATGACTGCCCGGTGGACCGATGGGGTTTCTATGAGCGGATAATGTCTCATCAACGACGAAACTTCCATGACTTTTAAACAGTTTCCATGTGATCCTGCGTAGCTGGGGGGCTCTCAGAGGCAAATAAGCTGGTTCAAATCAGATAAATGACCGAGTGAGCTCCGCTATTGAGCCGAACTAACTGCGGCTGTTGAGGGTTGTTGTATGCAGAACACACAAGGATCATGGGATAGATAGCTTGTACGCGAGCAGGCGAATTTACTGATTATCCCGAACTCGTAGCTATCCCAGGTATTCCTACG
This window contains:
- a CDS encoding Putative NAD(P)-binding domain superfamily yields the protein MAVLPSSIIITAATGSVGCRLVPLILSLSHSHPIKLVLPTRNPDRLNELIASTTSSTNTSPYITTAVEQGDIADPVWLGELIASHKVDTVFLNVSGANELTVGLNTFDLFSLPGSSVRHVVYLSMAGDFTAHTVAKEGAIRRVRAAHAAVKLALEQFLLYDGHSTDEGMELPFTWTILGPVMSNDNDLRGKQMMLRHGVFPYPLPSGSRPGPPKVDVADIALGAWRAIEDQGRRFHRRKVTIGTRERYGAEETEKLWSAALDRQIKSRVATCKEDLDDYELELVDFEKLTPGFARDLRLMMESMGTRFCMRGLTDEEYQLQLDLLRREPRSYEAFINETAKKWLQEENHEPKDRTEFSIRHVDELCRTA